CTCGTCGACCTGCTTCCAGAACTCGGCCACGTCGTCGGGGCTCGGCTCGCTCGGGCCGAACACCTCGGCATCCGCCCGAATCGCGAGGGTGCCGACCGCGGGCTGTGCGAACGCGGCACTGAGCAGCTGGGCTTCCTCACTGCGCGTCCCGCCGGGACGGATCGGCGTGCCGTAGTCGGTCGCACGATCGACGACCTCCTCCCACCCTCCGGTGATCCGATCCCAGGCCCGCTCCGCATCACGGCGACGGCGACGGCGAGCGGCCTTCACCGCGGCGATGAGAATGAACGGCGCAGCCAGGAGCGCCAGCACGCCCAGCGAACCCAGGGCGATCCCGATGATCGGGAGCCACGCCAGCGCACCGGCATCCTCCTCGTCCTCGGATTCCCGGTCATCGGGGACGATCGGCGGCAAGTCGACCGGCTCCTGCTCGGGCGGCGGCGGCTGCAGCACCTGCGGCTTGGGGTCGGCGCGGGGCTTCGTCGTCTGCTCGTTGGGCAGCTGGTCCTCGGGCGGTGTGGGGTCGAACGGCACCCAGCCGGCGTCCTCGAAGGCGACCTCGACCCATGCGTGGAGGCTGTCCCCGGTCGCTGTGAACACGCCGTCGCCGGACTGCCCTTCGTCGGGATAGAAGCCCATCACCACGCGTGCCGGAATGCCGATCTCGCCTGCCAGCAGCGCCATCGAGGTCGCGTACTGCTCATCGTCGCCGACCATCTGCTCCGAGCCGAACAGGGTCGCGATGCGCTGCGCGCCGTGGCCCGCGCGGGAGAGCGCCTCGCCCTCGAGCCCGTGGCTGAAGAACCCGTCGCGCGAGAGCATCGTCTGGAGGGCACGGACCTGCTCGACCGGGGTCGTCGCATCGGCGACCGCCTTCGAGGCGATGTCGGCGAGGCCTTCCGGTGCATCTTCGGAGCGCGGCATCTTCACCGGCGCGAACGCCTGATCGGCCAGCTGCCCGTCATCGGGGACGGAAGGGATGACGGTCGAGATCGTGTACGCGTCCCCCGCCTGCAGCCGAGAGGTCACGACCGCCGTTCCAGTCGCTTCGTTGTAGTGCGTCGTGCGGCGCAGGTCGTCGGCCCGATCGCCTTCGAACTCGACGCTGGTGACCGCGCCGGCATCCGGCATCCACACGCTGCTGTAGTCCTCGACCTCGAACCGGATCGATACGGGTGCTCCCTCGGCGTCGGCGGACATGTTGCTGCGCACCGGGGTGAAGGCACTCGACGAGTCGGCGCCCTCGTCCGAGACGTTGAACACGGTGCCGTTGTAGGCGTCCATCGTCGCCACGCGCACCCGCGCGTCCTCGGGCAGGCCAGAGACGGTG
This portion of the Microbacterium pygmaeum genome encodes:
- a CDS encoding transglutaminase-like domain-containing protein, which encodes MSGPAQPAARQALPARRWILDLTAIALLLAVPIAGFWPTFDGPGYLIAALGGAALGLAIASAGALFRWGVLLISGVTVLAYFVFGAALALPHTALAGVIPTLDTLGQLALGAVTSWKQLLTTVAPVAASDGHLVVPMILSLLAAVLAGCLALRARHAAWALLPVAVFLAIQIAIGTSQPAAPLLQGVVFAVVAVAWLAVRQAWAPASTVVSLGGERSATGAATSRRLTAGGLIVAVAVLAGVATNAFAAPTGPRYVLRDVVIPPFDIREYPSPLQAFRGYVRDSAEDPLFTVSGLPEDARVRVATMDAYNGTVFNVSDEGADSSSAFTPVRSNMSADAEGAPVSIRFEVEDYSSVWMPDAGAVTSVEFEGDRADDLRRTTHYNEATGTAVVTSRLQAGDAYTISTVIPSVPDDGQLADQAFAPVKMPRSEDAPEGLADIASKAVADATTPVEQVRALQTMLSRDGFFSHGLEGEALSRAGHGAQRIATLFGSEQMVGDDEQYATSMALLAGEIGIPARVVMGFYPDEGQSGDGVFTATGDSLHAWVEVAFEDAGWVPFDPTPPEDQLPNEQTTKPRADPKPQVLQPPPPEQEPVDLPPIVPDDRESEDEEDAGALAWLPIIGIALGSLGVLALLAAPFILIAAVKAARRRRRRDAERAWDRITGGWEEVVDRATDYGTPIRPGGTRSEEAQLLSAAFAQPAVGTLAIRADAEVFGPSEPSPDDVAEFWKQVDEIVGSMGTGRSRWKRLRARFSLRSLLAGTRFARNPKAPG